One Mangrovimonas cancribranchiae DNA segment encodes these proteins:
- a CDS encoding thioredoxin family protein — MARTPSNMIPLGSPAPNFTLQDTVSGEKLSLNSQKGTNGTLIVFICNHCPFVKHINQELSQLAKDYKSKGINTIAISSNDVDNYPDDAPDKMKLNAIEQEFIFPYLYDDTQEVAKAYNAACTPDFYVFDKDLKLAYRGQLDDSRPGNDIPVTGEDIRHALNCLLDNKVNTKPQKPSIGCNIKWKPA, encoded by the coding sequence ATGGCACGTACACCTTCTAACATGATTCCTTTAGGAAGTCCCGCTCCAAACTTCACGCTGCAAGATACAGTTTCTGGTGAAAAACTCTCATTAAATAGCCAAAAAGGCACAAACGGCACCCTAATTGTTTTTATTTGCAACCACTGCCCTTTTGTAAAACATATTAATCAAGAATTAAGTCAACTAGCTAAAGATTATAAAAGTAAAGGCATTAATACCATTGCTATTTCTAGTAACGATGTTGATAATTATCCCGATGATGCGCCAGATAAAATGAAGCTAAATGCCATTGAGCAGGAGTTTATATTTCCTTACCTCTACGACGACACTCAAGAAGTTGCTAAAGCCTACAATGCTGCTTGCACACCAGATTTTTATGTTTTTGATAAAGATTTAAAGTTGGCTTATCGCGGACAACTAGATGACTCAAGACCAGGAAATGACATTCCCGTAACGGGCGAAGATATTAGGCATGCACTAAATTGCCTGTTAGACAATAAAGTCAATACAAAACCTCAAAAGCCTAGTATTGGCTGCAACATAAAATGGAAACCAGCATAA
- the recQ gene encoding DNA helicase RecQ produces MALVETDLHAALKKYFGFSKFKGLQEDVVRSILSGQNTFVIMPTGGGKSLCYQLPALMQEGTAIVVSPLIALMKNQVDAIRGVSDQEGVAHVLNSSLTKTETKRVKEDIANGVTKLLYVAPESLTKEEHVDFLRAQTISFMAVDEAHCISEWGHDFRPEYRNLRHIIKRIGDNIPIIGLTATATPKVQEDILKNLGITDAKTFKASFNRPNLYYEVRPKTKQVDADIIRFIKQNEGKSGIVYCLSRKRVEELAQVLQVNGINAVPYHAGLDAKTRARHQDMFLMEEIDVVVATIAFGMGIDKPDVRFVIHHDIPKSIESYYQETGRAGRDGGEGHCLAFYAYKDIEKLEKFMSGKPVAEQEIGHALLQEVVAYAETSMSRRKFILHYFGEAFDTETGEGGDMDDNVRHPKKQHEAQDDVQLLLDVVAKTNQKYKAKDLVNVLVGKGNALIKSHKTDDQPFFGKGNYKEKPYWMALVRQVLVAGYLKKDIETYGVIKLPPKGQDFIKTPQSFMMTEDHDFSETSDGQIITASKGGGAVADETLMRMLKDLRKKNAQKLGVPPFVIFQDPSLEDMALKYPVSLEELSNVHGVGDGKAKKYGKDFIKLISDYVDENDISRPDDMVVKSTGSNSSLKLYIIQNIDRKLPLEDIASAKGMEMPDFIKEMEAIVYSGTKLNIDYWVDDLLDEDQQEEIHDYFMEAETDKIDVAIDEFDGDYDDEELRLYRIKFISEVAN; encoded by the coding sequence ATGGCATTAGTAGAAACTGACTTACATGCTGCACTAAAAAAGTATTTCGGCTTTAGTAAGTTTAAAGGATTACAGGAAGATGTTGTAAGAAGTATTTTATCGGGACAAAACACTTTTGTTATTATGCCCACAGGTGGCGGGAAATCACTCTGTTATCAGTTGCCCGCACTTATGCAAGAGGGAACAGCTATTGTTGTATCGCCTTTAATTGCTTTAATGAAAAACCAAGTTGATGCTATTCGTGGTGTATCCGACCAAGAAGGTGTTGCCCATGTATTAAACTCTTCGTTAACAAAAACAGAGACTAAACGTGTTAAAGAAGATATTGCTAATGGTGTTACCAAACTATTATATGTGGCTCCAGAATCTTTAACCAAAGAAGAACATGTAGACTTTTTAAGAGCGCAAACTATTTCTTTTATGGCTGTTGATGAGGCGCATTGTATTAGCGAATGGGGGCACGATTTTCGTCCAGAGTACCGTAACTTAAGGCATATTATTAAACGTATAGGCGATAATATTCCTATTATTGGATTAACGGCTACAGCAACCCCCAAAGTACAAGAAGATATTTTAAAAAATTTAGGAATAACCGATGCCAAAACGTTTAAAGCATCGTTTAACAGACCTAATCTATATTACGAAGTTCGTCCAAAAACAAAACAAGTAGATGCCGATATTATTCGCTTTATAAAACAAAACGAAGGAAAATCTGGGATTGTATATTGTTTAAGTCGTAAGCGTGTTGAAGAATTAGCACAAGTCCTTCAAGTAAATGGCATTAACGCTGTTCCTTATCATGCTGGATTAGATGCTAAAACACGGGCCAGACATCAAGATATGTTTTTAATGGAAGAGATTGATGTTGTTGTGGCAACCATAGCCTTTGGTATGGGTATAGATAAGCCCGATGTGCGTTTTGTTATTCACCATGATATTCCTAAAAGTATAGAAAGTTATTACCAAGAAACAGGTCGAGCAGGACGTGATGGTGGCGAAGGACATTGTTTAGCTTTTTATGCCTACAAAGACATAGAGAAGCTAGAAAAGTTTATGTCAGGAAAACCCGTAGCCGAACAAGAAATAGGCCATGCTTTATTACAAGAAGTGGTTGCTTATGCCGAAACATCTATGTCTAGACGTAAGTTTATTCTGCACTATTTTGGAGAGGCATTTGATACAGAAACAGGCGAAGGTGGCGATATGGATGATAATGTAAGACATCCTAAAAAACAACACGAAGCCCAAGACGATGTACAGTTACTATTGGATGTTGTTGCAAAAACTAATCAAAAGTACAAAGCTAAAGATTTGGTAAATGTATTGGTAGGTAAGGGTAACGCCTTAATTAAATCGCATAAAACCGATGACCAACCATTCTTTGGAAAAGGTAATTATAAAGAAAAACCGTATTGGATGGCTCTTGTTAGGCAAGTTCTAGTGGCTGGCTACCTTAAAAAAGATATCGAAACCTATGGCGTGATTAAGTTACCCCCAAAAGGGCAAGACTTCATTAAGACACCACAATCGTTTATGATGACCGAAGACCACGATTTTAGCGAAACTTCAGATGGTCAAATTATTACAGCATCAAAAGGAGGCGGTGCCGTAGCCGATGAAACGCTAATGCGCATGCTTAAAGACTTACGAAAAAAGAACGCCCAAAAACTAGGGGTTCCACCGTTTGTTATTTTTCAAGATCCTTCGTTAGAAGATATGGCATTAAAATATCCTGTATCACTAGAAGAATTAAGTAATGTTCATGGCGTAGGCGATGGAAAAGCAAAAAAATACGGAAAAGACTTTATTAAGTTAATTTCAGACTATGTAGATGAAAATGATATCAGTCGTCCAGACGACATGGTTGTAAAATCTACAGGAAGCAATTCCTCATTAAAATTATATATCATACAAAATATAGATAGAAAATTACCTTTAGAAGATATTGCTTCGGCAAAAGGTATGGAAATGCCCGATTTTATAAAAGAAATGGAAGCCATAGTCTATTCTGGAACCAAACTAAATATAGATTATTGGGTAGATGATTTGCTAGATGAAGATCAGCAGGAAGAAATCCATGACTACTTTATGGAAGCCGAAACCGATAAAATAGATGTTGCCATTGATGAGTTTGATGGCGATTACGACGATGAAGAATTACGCCTCTATCGCATTAAATTTATAAGTGAAGTAGCTAATTAA
- a CDS encoding peptidylprolyl isomerase, which produces MQDGLYAKFNTTKGEILVALEYEKTPGTVGNFVALAEGNMENSAKKQGNPYYDGLTFHRVIPDFMIQGGCPQGTGTGNPGYQFDDEFHPDLKHDAPGILSMANAGPGTNGSQFFITHVETPWLDGNHTVFGKVVEGQDVVNAIAQGDKIETLEIVRVGEAAENFHAIEAFRTFEGAREKRIAEEQAAREAELDKLAAGFKKTDSGLRYQIIQQGEGKQPEKGSTVKVHYKGQLADGTVFDSSYKRNQPLEFAVGVGQVISGWDEGIGLLNVGSKARLVIPSDLGYGSRGAGGVIPPNATLVFDVELMDVK; this is translated from the coding sequence ATGCAAGACGGATTATACGCAAAATTTAATACGACAAAAGGCGAAATTTTAGTCGCTTTAGAATACGAAAAAACACCAGGAACAGTAGGTAACTTTGTTGCTTTAGCTGAAGGAAACATGGAAAACTCAGCAAAAAAACAAGGCAATCCTTATTACGATGGATTAACGTTTCATCGTGTTATTCCAGATTTTATGATTCAAGGTGGTTGCCCGCAAGGTACAGGAACAGGAAATCCAGGCTATCAATTTGATGATGAGTTTCATCCAGATTTAAAGCACGATGCGCCAGGTATCCTTTCTATGGCCAATGCAGGACCAGGTACAAACGGCAGTCAATTTTTTATCACACATGTAGAAACCCCATGGTTAGATGGTAACCATACGGTTTTTGGTAAAGTTGTTGAAGGCCAGGATGTTGTTAATGCGATAGCACAAGGTGATAAAATAGAGACCTTAGAAATAGTAAGAGTAGGCGAGGCAGCAGAAAACTTTCACGCTATTGAAGCTTTTAGAACATTTGAAGGTGCTAGAGAAAAACGCATTGCTGAAGAACAAGCTGCACGAGAAGCTGAATTAGATAAACTAGCCGCTGGATTTAAGAAAACAGATAGTGGATTACGTTACCAAATTATTCAACAAGGTGAAGGTAAACAACCTGAAAAAGGAAGCACTGTAAAAGTACACTATAAAGGTCAATTAGCCGATGGAACTGTTTTCGATTCTTCTTATAAAAGAAATCAACCTTTGGAGTTTGCTGTAGGTGTTGGCCAGGTTATTTCAGGATGGGATGAAGGTATTGGTTTATTAAACGTAGGAAGTAAAGCCCGATTAGTTATACCAAGCGATTTAGGTTATGGTAGTCGTGGTGCTGGCGGTGTAATTCCACCAAATGCAACTTTAGTTTTTGACGTTGAACTTATGGATGTTAAGTAA